Below is a window of Natronorubrum halophilum DNA.
GCCGTTCCGGTCGAGAGCCGATGATCCAGGCGTCGTCCTGAAGCAGGACGCGGCCGAACCGCGAACTGAACTCCCTGATGAGGCCCAGCATCGCGAGGAAGCAGACGAACGCGAACGGCCCGCCCGTGATGATCGCGGCGGACTGCAACGCGTCGACGCCGCCGAGGATCATGAGGATCGCCGCGGTCATCCCGAGCACGACGCCCCAGAAGACCCGATTGATGCTCGAGGGACTCGCCTTGCCACCGGTCGTCATCATCGAGACGGCGAGCGTCGAGGAGTCCGCCGACGTGATGAAGAACGTCGTGACGAGGATCATGAAGGTGACCATGAACACCGACCCGAGCGGGAACGCCTCGAACAGGGCGAAGCCGGCGACCGGTGCGCCGTGTTCGCCGACGGGGCCGAGGATGTCCGTGACGCCGTTGTGCTGGGCCCAGACGGCCGAGCCGCCGACGAACGTGAACCACGGGATCGTCGCGCCCGAGGTGGCGACGATGCCCGTGAATGCGACTTCGCGAACGGTTCGACCGCGGGAGATCCGGGCGATGAACAGTCCGGCGAACGGGGACCACGAGAGGGCCCACGCCCAGTAGAAGACGGTCCAGGTGTTCGTCCACTCGGTCCCGCCTTCGACACCCGCGCCGGTAAACAGGCTCATCGAGACGAAATTGGTCACCATGCCGCCGAAGGCCTGCGTCCCGAGCAGGACGAGAAAGATGGTTGGGCCGAGGATGAACGTCGCGAGCATGAGGGCCACGAAGAGGATCATATTGAAGTTCGAGAGCCGGCGAATCCCCTTGTCAACGCCGAGCACCATCGAAATCGTAAACAGGAGCGTCATCGTCGTCACCACAAGCAAGATGCCGGTGTTGCCCAGATCGATCCCCCACTGGTAGTCCAGTCCAGTGACGAACTGGCTGCCGATGAAGCCGAGCGACGTCGCGACGCCGCCGATCGTCGCGAAGACCGCGAGGATATCGATCACCTTCGCGGCCGGCCCGTCGAGGTTATCCGCACCGAGAATCGGCGTCAGTGCCGAGGAAACCCGGAGCGGAACGCTGTCGTAGTTGTACGCGAAGTAACCGATCGCGATCCCCATGATCGTAAAGACCGCGAGTTGGGGCAGCGCCCAGTGGAACAGAGTCTGCTGGACCGCTATCGTCATCGCCTCGGCCGAGCCGCCGGAGACGTTGTACAGGGGCGACGGATCGTCGTAGTAGTACAGCGCCTCCGTCGGCCCCCAGAAGACGACGCCCGCGGCGAAACCGGCCGAGTACAACATCGTGAAAAACGAGATGAAGCTGTACTCCGGATCGCTGTCGCCGAACTTGATCTTGCCCCACGGACCGACGATCAAGAAGAGCAAGAACAGGACGATCAGGAAGACGATCAGCAACAGCGCCCAGTTCAGGTACTCGAGCATCGATTCGTTGGCCACGCTGATGGCGCTTTCGACGGTGGTCGGGCTGAGGAAGTACAGTGCGATGACCCCGACCGTGATTCCTGCGCCGAACAGGAAGACGATGGGGTCGAGCTCGTCGCGGAAGCGACCGACTGCGCTCGATTCGTCCGAATCAGCCATCGATCTGCCCCCGTTCGAAACGGTGAGAGTTCGACCGAGCGGTACCCCCACTGCGCCACTGTTCTGAACCCGGTCCGTGACCTCCCGGCTGGAAAACGCCGCAGTCAGCCCCACGGACCGGGCGGTTTGAACGGTTTCTTGTTTCCGGACAGGTCATGCTAATTGGTAGCACCACCCAATCGATCCACGAACTGATTATTAACGCTATGCATGCTCATTTCTACAAATGAATATTAGATGAATAATTCAGCGGCGCTTATGAGGACCGTGTAACGAACGGCCGTCACCGCCGATCGTCGCAGCCGTTGGCCGTCGGTACACTCGCCGCCCGATGGATGTGCGATCGGTGCGTGAGGGTGTTCAGTTGCGACTGTAGAACAACGGGACAGCGTAAATCCCTCGTGTTCATAGGGACGGCTCCCCTCAGCAGCACCTACCGGAATGTATCGTAATCGGTCAAGCCATCACAGTACGGGCGACCCGACGAGCACCGCATCCGGAGGTACCGAGCCGTGACTGATGCCGACGAGCGTCAGCGAACGAACGGCCAGCCGTGTCCGCTCTGTGCGACACCGATGTACAAACGCCACTGCAAGTACGTCTGCCCCCAACACGGCGTCGTCATCGATTGTAGCGATCCCTTCCTGTAGTGCCAGTCCGCCGAACCAACCCAGTGCCCGACTCGCGCCGTGAGTCGAACCGAACTGATACGAGATGAGGCACTGTGGCTTCGGACACGCAACAGACGATCCTCGTCGTCCTCCTCGATCGGCACATGCCGGATCGTCCCGGCGACGAAGTCCTATCGTCGAACTGGATATCGACGACTACGTCACCAAACCGGTGACTCGAGCCCAGCCGACGCGGATCATCGAGAACCTCCGGCGCAGTCGCGCGTCACCGACGACGGCAAACGCGAACTCACCACTCTCTCGAACAAGATGGAGACGCTGGGGGACGACCGGTCACCGGACACCCTCGAGAACACCGAGGCCTACCAGCAACTGGAAGACGACCTGACGGAACCGAGCGATTCGCTGATCGAGAGCGAAACCGAGACGACGAGGCGTAACTGAACTGGCACTGCTTAGCTGTCCGTCGATCGGCCGGCGTTTCGCGCCTCCGTTCTCGACCGTACGGCTCGGTACGCGGGGCCCGCAAGCAACGTCGCAGCGGCGACGCCACACACGAGGGAGAGCGTCAGACCGAGTTCGCCGAAACCGCCCGCCGTCACGGTCGCTGCCGAGGAGCCGACGACGACCGCCGCGACCGTCCACGGGAGTTCGCCGACCGCGGTTCCGAGCAGGAACTGGCGAAGCGACACGCCGCTGACCGCTGCAGCACACGTCGAGACGTCCGACGGGAGCGGAGCCAGCCGCGAGGCGACGACGCCGCGGGTCGACCCCGCGCGTTCGTAGTACCGTGAGACGGCGGTTCCGGTTCGCTCGAGGGCCGTGCCGAACGGGCCACCGATCGATTCCAGGCCGGAATCGGCGCTCGACGCGTCGCGAGTGACCCAGCGAGCGACGAGGAAGACGGGAGTGACCGTCACCAGAACGCCGACGAGTGCGATCGGGATTCCGAGCGTGACGCCGTAGCCGTAGCCGACCACGACGGCAAGCGGCGTCGTCGGGAGAGCGAGCAGCGGCCGCAGGAGGTACAGTCCGATCACGACGAGACCGAACAGCGCGGGATCGGCCGACACCGACTCGACAGTCTCGAACGCCGTCGTCGGCGAACCGATCACGGCCGCGGTGACGATCGTACCGATCGCGACCACGCTAACGAGCGCACGGGCCCCGACCGACAACGGCGACATCGATCGCAGTTTCTCATCGAGCGTTGAAACGTTTGTGTCTCGACGAGGAGCGATGCGACACAACGTTTATTCGCCCCCGCCTGCCACCACTCACCGATGGACCGCGACGAGACCGAGTCGGAAGCGACCGTCGACGTCGGCGACGATCGGGTCGCGTTGGGACTGGCACTGCTCGAACGTCTCGAGCACGGGTCGATCCCGCTCCCCGATGTCATCGACCGGATCGAGACGGTGACGACCGACCCGACGGTAACGCGAACGATCCTCGACGAAGCGGAGCTCCGGGGTATCATCGAGCGCGAAGACGGAATCATCCGCCCGAAGAGCCGCCAGTACGTCCGGTTCGAACAGGACGTCATCACGAAGGAAGGAGAGTTCTCCTGTCAGCGCTGCGGCTCGGGGCTGTCGACGGGCCATTTCATCAACCTCGAGGCCGGCGAACTCGGCCCCTTCGGCTCCTCGTGCATCCGAAAAGTGACCGGTCGCGATGACTGAGTGCGCCGTTAGCGCCCGTTTCGGAGTTCGACGATCAGTTGTTCGATCGTCTGCTGTTGGTGCTCGAGCAGCTCGTGTTGTCGTTCGACGGCGTCCTCGAGCGAGTCGATGCGCTCGAGCAACTCGTCGGCGTCGTCGGTCCCGGCGTCGGACTCGCCCGTGGCGTCGGGCTCGAGTATGGACGGCGATTCGATGACGGACCCTGGATCGACTTGGCGCTCGCTCGCCTCCGTGTCGTCCGTTCCCGTGTCCGCGAGGTCGGTCTCCGACTCGGCTGGCGTATCGGCCGACATCTCTACGGTCGTGTCCGACTCGTGAGTCAGCGCTGTCGGCTCGCCGTCCGATTTCGAGTTCGTCTCTGCACGCTCCTGTTCGGGCGGGCGAGAGTCGCGTTGGTCCTGGCCGGTCGCCTGATCCGCCCGTGGCCCGCCCGCGTTCGAATCGGTCCCCGCAGTCGTTTCGGTGAGCGGGTCGACCGACTGCGCGTCTTCCTCCGGAGTCGGGTCGCTGATCGCCCCGTCGTCATCCAGTTCGGGCGGGTTGGCGTCGAGCGGGGCGACTCCGTCGCCGAAATCGACCGACGTGCGCTCGCGATCCTGGTCCGCCTCTTCGTCACCGCCGATCGTCTCGTTGAGTTCCTCGAGCGAGCCGACGTCGTGGTACTCGAAGAGGGCGCGCTGAAGCCGTTCGCGGAGATCGTTCGCCTCCTCGTTCGGGGCTTTGATCCGCTGCGGACGGCCGTCCACCGTGAGAACGATCTGCGTCGCGACGCTCCCGTCCTCGAACGCGAGACTCGTTACGTCCCCGAAGTGATACTCTTCGTAGTCGCTATCCCAGACCGCTCCGCCGATGTGTTTGACCAGTCGGGCGCTCGTGATGAGCAGCGTCAGTTCGCTAAAGCGATAGGTCTTGACGACCGTCTCGCCGGGGTCGGTGATCCCGTTTCCGTTCAAGACACCGGCCAACACCGGGTGCAAGACCGCATCGGTCTTACTCGAGGGAACGCTAAACGACCGGGTTTCCTCGAGTGGATACTCGAGGGTGAACTTGGTTTTGCGTCGCCCCTCCGAGAGCGTCAGTCGATCGGCGTTGTGAGGGAGTTCGTCGACCGATTCGTCGCTCAAGAGCCCATCTGAGCGATAGACGAGCGTGCTCGAGGGGGTAATGAAGAGTTCGTCTTCGCCACCGAGAGAGACTCGAGCTGCGATTTCCTCGCCGTTGAGAGTAGACTGGACGATTCCGGGAACGCTCATGCGCGGGTAGTTAGGAAGGCCATGTGATAAATCCGTGGGTCGTCGTTGCACGCCCGGGTGGAATGAGAAGGTTAAAGAAACAGACCGCACTACGAACGAGTGAGCCCGGGTGGCTTAGCTGGACATAGCGCCGCACTCATAGGGTTCAGAGATTCGGTGCGGTTTCGCCTTGGAAGCCTCCGTGTCCCCACGAGGACTCATGCCGAGCCTCGGACCTGGGACATGCGGAGATCGAGGGTTCGGAGCCCTCCCCGGGCACTCATCAAATTCTTTACATGCCCGCGTAAAAACACCCTATCGTGGGCCTTCTCTTCGTGATATTCGCGAGGTAGGGGACTCGTCTACATCTCGAGAGGTTGATGCAGCGACATCTGGTTTATTAGGTAATTCGGCTCCTGCAAGAGGTGTCGTGGCATGAGCTCCGCCACCGACGGGTTCGGCCCGTTCTGCGGAGCGCTCGGCTGTACCGATGACGCCGACGTCGTGATCGATCACCCGAAGCACGGGCCTCGGACAGTCTGTGATGCCTGCAGTGTCGGCTACGAGGTGTTGTGGGATGTCTGAGTCGCCGGCTGCGGACGCCGTCGTGATCTCCCAGCGTGCGCTCGGGAAGTGCGTCTTCCTCGAGGACGAACTCAACGACCTCCAAGCAGAAACCGACGAAATCGAAGCCCGCATCGAGCACCTCGAAGGTGATCTCCATGGGTGAGACGCCAGAGGTCAGCCCAGAAGATGCGCTCCAGGTTGCCCAGCGTGCGATGAACCGCTGTTCGGATCTCGAGGATGAGGTCGAAAAGCTCCGGGAGGAAAACAGCAATCTCGTCGATCGCGTCACCACACTCGAGCTGCGCTACCAGGACCTCGAGGGGACGAAACCATACGACGATCTCGATCGCGACGGTCGCGTTGGCCGCGTCCGTGAACACGCGTTCCAGCGAGCGACCAACGGCCATGGGAAAGCGACGCTCGACTACAACGACGTCATGTGGAGTGTTTTCGACGGTGAACCGAGCGCAGACTACTGCTACAAGTTGATGCGGCTCGCCGCAGAAGCTCCCGGATTCGAATACCGAGATCCAGCCGGGAAAGGGAAGCAACTGGCCGTCGACGCAGACGAGGCGAGAACAGGAGCCGCGTTTTCGTCCGCGAAGAAAACGGATTCGGAGGGGGTGATCTAAAGATGGGTTCGTTCCAGCGAGGGATACCTCCTCCATAAATCTGAGTGTAACTCAGTCCAAGTGGTGTTGTGTAAATAAGTGTCGGTTAGCTGTGAGTACGCCGAATCCGACGCCGTCCGACGCCGTCGCTCAACGTCACGAAGGCTCGATTCGGTTTTATTCGCAGACGAAAACCGCGACCGATCCAATGTCAACCCAACCATCCCAAGACGAACCACTCACCGATCGCCTGGCGACGAAGTTCTACCGTCGCTACTACAAAGAGGAGATCGGGAAACTGGCCCAGAAGTATCCGAACGAACAGCGCTCCCTCGAGGTCGACTGGGGAGACATCCACCAGTTCGACCCGAAAGTCGCTGACGACTACCTCACACAACCGGAGCAGATGCGTCGGTACTTCGAGGAGGCACTGCGAATATTCGATCTCTCGATCGACATCTCACTCCACGCCCACGTACGCGTCGGAAACCTTCCGGAGGAATACACGTTCTATCCAGGAGAGTTCTCCCCATCGGAACACCTCGCCGACTACCGTTCGATTCGCGGGGAGATCACGAAGACATCGGACGTCTATCCAAAGATCGAGGAGTCCGCGTTCGAGTGCAAGCTCTGTGGAACGCTCACTCGAGTCCCGCAGCCGGATGGGAGCTTCCAGGAACCCCACGAGTGCCAAGGCTGTGAACGACAGGGGCCATTCAGAGTGAACTTCGACCAGTCGGAGTTCGTCGACGCACAGAAACTCCGAATCAAGGTGCCACCGGAGCTCGCTGACGGCGCCGGCCAGAAGATCGACGCGTTCGTCGAGGACGATATCGCTGGCGACGTCACGGTCGGTGACCGCGTTGTCGTCTCGGGCATCATCCACTTCGAACAGGAGTCCTCGGGGCAGCAGAAGAAACCCAAGTTCGATCCCTACCTCGAAGGCCACCACATCGAGATCGAGAAGACCGATCAACAGGATCTCGACGTCTCTTCGCAAGAGCGCAAGCGGATCCGAGAGCTCTCCGACGGTGCCGAAGGTGACCCGCTCGACGTGGGTGCGCAATCGCTGACGACGAAGGTCTTCGGCTACGACCTCGAGAAGAAAGCGCTCATCCTGGCGATGGTCTCCGGTGGACAGATTCAGTACGGCGACGGTGACAGCGACCGGTCGACACTGAACGTCTTCCTGATCGGCGATCCCGGAACCGGCAAGTCGAAGCTGATCGACCGGGCCGAGTCGATCGGCTGGCGGACCGTCGGCGTTACGAGCCGACGAGCGACCGGCCCCGG
It encodes the following:
- a CDS encoding HVO_2523 family zinc finger protein, with the translated sequence MTDADERQRTNGQPCPLCATPMYKRHCKYVCPQHGVVIDCSDPFL
- a CDS encoding minichromosome maintenance protein MCM, with the translated sequence MSTQPSQDEPLTDRLATKFYRRYYKEEIGKLAQKYPNEQRSLEVDWGDIHQFDPKVADDYLTQPEQMRRYFEEALRIFDLSIDISLHAHVRVGNLPEEYTFYPGEFSPSEHLADYRSIRGEITKTSDVYPKIEESAFECKLCGTLTRVPQPDGSFQEPHECQGCERQGPFRVNFDQSEFVDAQKLRIKVPPELADGAGQKIDAFVEDDIAGDVTVGDRVVVSGIIHFEQESSGQQKKPKFDPYLEGHHIEIEKTDQQDLDVSSQERKRIRELSDGAEGDPLDVGAQSLTTKVFGYDLEKKALILAMVSGGQIQYGDGDSDRSTLNVFLIGDPGTGKSKLIDRAESIGWRTVGVTSRRATGPGLTVTAEQDDFGDGDWSLKAGAFVKANGGTVCIDELDDMEPDVRAFMLEPMSKQKINASIAGEQATFETQTSVIAAGNPKHGRFDPYEPIPEQFDFRSDLLSRFDLIFTVQDVSKEESDRELADHVLDVRDAAKREEDVLVDEDDDVAEPIVDPEIFRKWIAVAKQQPNPPFESEAVKEQLRESFLEIRKLYDVRDSSPVPVTFRDLEGLVRIAEAAAKFELSNTITERHAQIATEMAGRSMQDVGKNEDGEFDADVVEVGQSKSQKDRKKTLKLSIDDLEDEYDSGVPRERVIEYIQEDCDRDYSADRLHADMDVLLEAGEAIEPQTDHIRYLGRVT
- a CDS encoding TVP38/TMEM64 family protein, producing MSPLSVGARALVSVVAIGTIVTAAVIGSPTTAFETVESVSADPALFGLVVIGLYLLRPLLALPTTPLAVVVGYGYGVTLGIPIALVGVLVTVTPVFLVARWVTRDASSADSGLESIGGPFGTALERTGTAVSRYYERAGSTRGVVASRLAPLPSDVSTCAAAVSGVSLRQFLLGTAVGELPWTVAAVVVGSSAATVTAGGFGELGLTLSLVCGVAAATLLAGPAYRAVRSRTEARNAGRSTDS
- a CDS encoding BCCT family transporter, with protein sequence MADSDESSAVGRFRDELDPIVFLFGAGITVGVIALYFLSPTTVESAISVANESMLEYLNWALLLIVFLIVLFLLFLIVGPWGKIKFGDSDPEYSFISFFTMLYSAGFAAGVVFWGPTEALYYYDDPSPLYNVSGGSAEAMTIAVQQTLFHWALPQLAVFTIMGIAIGYFAYNYDSVPLRVSSALTPILGADNLDGPAAKVIDILAVFATIGGVATSLGFIGSQFVTGLDYQWGIDLGNTGILLVVTTMTLLFTISMVLGVDKGIRRLSNFNMILFVALMLATFILGPTIFLVLLGTQAFGGMVTNFVSMSLFTGAGVEGGTEWTNTWTVFYWAWALSWSPFAGLFIARISRGRTVREVAFTGIVATSGATIPWFTFVGGSAVWAQHNGVTDILGPVGEHGAPVAGFALFEAFPLGSVFMVTFMILVTTFFITSADSSTLAVSMMTTGGKASPSSINRVFWGVVLGMTAAILMILGGVDALQSAAIITGGPFAFVCFLAMLGLIREFSSRFGRVLLQDDAWIIGSRPERQSKPDAVPGDDDD
- a CDS encoding DUF7115 domain-containing protein, translated to MSVPGIVQSTLNGEEIAARVSLGGEDELFITPSSTLVYRSDGLLSDESVDELPHNADRLTLSEGRRKTKFTLEYPLEETRSFSVPSSKTDAVLHPVLAGVLNGNGITDPGETVVKTYRFSELTLLITSARLVKHIGGAVWDSDYEEYHFGDVTSLAFEDGSVATQIVLTVDGRPQRIKAPNEEANDLRERLQRALFEYHDVGSLEELNETIGGDEEADQDRERTSVDFGDGVAPLDANPPELDDDGAISDPTPEEDAQSVDPLTETTAGTDSNAGGPRADQATGQDQRDSRPPEQERAETNSKSDGEPTALTHESDTTVEMSADTPAESETDLADTGTDDTEASERQVDPGSVIESPSILEPDATGESDAGTDDADELLERIDSLEDAVERQHELLEHQQQTIEQLIVELRNGR
- a CDS encoding DUF5830 family protein, whose translation is MDRDETESEATVDVGDDRVALGLALLERLEHGSIPLPDVIDRIETVTTDPTVTRTILDEAELRGIIEREDGIIRPKSRQYVRFEQDVITKEGEFSCQRCGSGLSTGHFINLEAGELGPFGSSCIRKVTGRDD